AAATTTATCTTTTTGGAAGTCTCAATCGTAGAAAAGTAACCCCAGAAAGCGATGTAGACCTGTTAATATTTTGTTTGAGAAATATTGATTATATTCTTAACATCATTTGTGATTTACAAATGGAAACTTATTGGCAATACTCGGAGAGTATTGAACCGCTCCTTTATCCCATAGAGATGTTAAGATATCCAAATAATTATTTTTTATACCGTATTATTAAATACGGAAAGGAGGTATATTCTATGAATGAAGAAGAATTGAAAAGAGAAGAGGCCAAAAATTATTTAATTTTGGCCAAGGAATATTTAGAAGGAGCCAAAGAGAACTTGAAATCAAAGAGGTTTAGAATTACAATTGATGCCGCCTACAATGCCGCTGAATTATGTGCGAAGGCCTTTCTTCTACAGGTGCTCGCTGAGACTCCCTCAAGCCATGGTGGAATAATTGGTGAATTTAGCAAGTTTTTTGTTAAGACCAAAAAGGTACCTGAGGAAATTGGCCGTAATTTAAACAAATCCTTAGACTTGAGAAATAAGGCTCGTTATGTTTATAATGCTGAGATAACCTTAAATGATGCTCAAAAGCTGATAAAATTGGCTGAAGAGATGCTCAAGTTGACAAAAGATCTATGGGAAAAAGATTGATAATTTGATGTGGCTTGAAGATATTGAGGATATGAGAAGATATAAAAGCAGGGTAATTCCCAAGACCAATCCCGTATAGCGATA
This is a stretch of genomic DNA from Candidatus Omnitrophota bacterium. It encodes these proteins:
- a CDS encoding HEPN domain-containing protein; its protein translation is MQKRELVPQAYIKNKEEALDFFISKLINSEAEKYVGKIYLFGSLNRRKVTPESDVDLLIFCLRNIDYILNIICDLQMETYWQYSESIEPLLYPIEMLRYPNNYFLYRIIKYGKEVYSMNEEELKREEAKNYLILAKEYLEGAKENLKSKRFRITIDAAYNAAELCAKAFLLQVLAETPSSHGGIIGEFSKFFVKTKKVPEEIGRNLNKSLDLRNKARYVYNAEITLNDAQKLIKLAEEMLKLTKDLWEKD